In Malania oleifera isolate guangnan ecotype guangnan chromosome 8, ASM2987363v1, whole genome shotgun sequence, a single window of DNA contains:
- the LOC131161736 gene encoding homeobox-leucine zipper protein ATHB-6-like, which translates to MKRFDSPDSFAAFASLCPFKADEKNPKNNQVYSREFQAMLDRLDEEDCTEETSIASEKKRRLSQEQVQALEKNFELENKLEPERKAKLAEELGLQPRQVAVWFQNRRARWKTKQLERDYALLKSNYDALKLNYNTLERERESLNAELRELKGKFPEEIAGMNHSVKEEALFSESENIGSDQGKISPAGLSGEFESAEPNLDLCNNGSLLRFKGFDEGPSDSDSSGILNCSSFRLNCSSFVPPSPANWLQLSDSRPISEKGFQQQFVRMEEQGFYGAEEPCNIFSVDQAPTLHWYYANQ; encoded by the exons ATGAAGCGTTTCGATAGCCCAGACTCTTTCGCTGCTTTCGCCTCCTTGTGTCCATTTAAAGCAG ATGAGAAGAACCCAAAGAATAATCAAGTGTACAGTCGGGAATTCCAAGCGATGTTGGACAGGCTTGACGAAGAAGACTGTACAGAGGAAACCAGCATAGCCTCTGAGAAGAAAAGGCGATTGAGCCAAGAACAAGTGCAGGCTTTGGAGAAAAATTTTGAGCTGGAGAACAAGCTCGAACCAGAGCGAAAGGCCAAATTAGCTGAAGAATTAGGCCTTCAACCGCGTCAGGTCGCGGTTTGGTTCCAAAATCGCCGCGCTCGTTGGAAAACAAAGCAATTGGAGAGAGATTACGCCCTCCTCAAGTCCAATTACGATGCTCTGAAGCTCAACTACAATACTCTGGAACGAGAGCGAGAATCTCTAAATGCAGAG cTAAGAGAGCTGAAAGGGAAGTTCCCGGAGGAAATTGCAGGGATGAATCACTCTGTTAAGGAAGAAGCTCTGTTTTCGGAGTCAGAGAACATTGGATCCGACCAGGGCAAGATTTCCCCAGCTGGGCTTTCTGGGGAATTCGAATCGGCAGAGCCAAACCTTGACTTATGCAACAATGGCAGCCTTCTGAGGTTTAAAGGGTTCGACGAAGGTCCATCGGATAGCGATTCCAGCGGAATCTTGAACTGTTCTTCATTTAGATTGAACTGTTCTTCGTTTGTTCCACCTTCGCCGGCGAATTGGCTTCAGTTGTCGGATTCCAGACCGATTTCGGAGAAAGGGTTTCAGCAGCAGTTTGTGAGGATGGAAGAACAGGGGTTCTACGGTGCAGAGGAGCCCTGCAATATCTTTTCTGTCGATCAAGCTCCAACCCTCCATTGGTACTACGCCAATCAGTGA